A window of Conger conger chromosome 13, fConCon1.1, whole genome shotgun sequence contains these coding sequences:
- the sgpp2 gene encoding sphingosine-1-phosphate phosphatase 2 isoform X1 encodes MLHMNGAMFKLITYLQDSELVARFQRTCGLFAVKSERRRTCGNGHLQVDGTEDRSCTSDYTYQANGYNVDAASGPQYQVRNVFLYYLFLVSAALGREVFYISFLPCVHWNLDPFLCRRLVNMWAVVMYIGQVLKDTLKMPRPLAPPVVRLETRVSAEYGMPSTHAMAATTIFFTFLFSATHRFQIQFESGLLLAVLLSILVCLSRLYTGMHSVLDVIGGVLISAVLMLLTYPAWDAFERVQLTSPLTPVVSVVLPFLLSYCYPKLDHYSTTRGDTTIILGVGAGCSAGYWLNQQLGQTSELKGPFPLPLPPLTPRTLALGCARSTLGVAVLLGTRQLAKSTSLWALCTWHQVSPSDPLTRRRREIEVPYKFSTYTAMGLVHTILLDRAFRQLGLL; translated from the exons ATGTTACACATGAATGGCGCAATGTTTAAATTAATTACGTACCTGCAGGATTCCGAGCTGGTCGCCAGGTTTCAGAGGACATGTGGCCTGTTTGCAGTGAAGAGCGAGCGGCGCCGCACCTGTGGGAATGGGCATCTACAGGTGGACGGCACAGAGGACCGGAGCTGCACTTCAGATTACACATATCAAGCGAATGGGTACAACGTGGAT GCTGCCTCGGGCCCCCAGTACCAGGTGAGGAACGTGTTCCTGTACTACCTGTTCCTGGTGTCAGCCGCCTTGGGGCGGGAAGTGTTCTACATCTCCTTCCTGCCCTGCGTCCACTGGAACCTCGACCCCTTCCTGTGCCGGCGTCTGGTCAACATGTGGGCT GTCGTGATGTACATCGGGCAGGTGCTGAAGGACACGCTGAAGATGCCACGTCCTCTGGCGCCCCCTGTGGTGAGGCTGGAGACACGCGTGTCAGCGGAATACGGAATGCCCTCCACACATGCCATGGCTGCCACCACCATCTTCTTCACCTTCCTCTTTAGCGCCACCCACAGGTTCCAG attcagTTTGAGTCTGGGCTGCTGTTGGCTGTACTGCTGTCCATCCTGGTGTGTCTCAGCCGACTGTACACAGGCATGCACTCTGTTCTG GACGTTATCGGTGGCGTCCTGATCTCGGCTGTGCTGATGCTCCTGACGTACCCAGCATGGGACGCCTTCGAGCGGGTGCAGCTGACCAGCCCACTCACCCCCGTGGTGTCAGTGGTACTGCCCTTCCTGCTGAGCTACTGCTACCCCAAGCTGGACCACTACAGCACAACGCGGGGGGACACCACCATCATCCTGGGCGTGGGGGCGGGGTGCTCTGCGGGGTACTGGCTGAACCAGCAGCTGGGGCAGACCTCTGAGCTCAAGGGGCCCTTCCCCTTGCccctccccccgctgaccccccgCACGCTGGCTTTGGGCTGCGCACGCTCAACGCTGGgtgtggctgtgctgctggGGACCAGGCAGTTGGCGAAGAGCACCAGCCTCTGGGCGCTGTGCACCTGGCACCAGGTCAGCCCCAGCGACCCCCTGACACGCCGGCGCAGGGAGATCGAGGTGCCCTACAAGTTCAGCACCTACACCGCCATGGGCCTGGTGCACACCATCCTGCTCGACAGGGCCTTCCGCCAGCTCGGCCTGCTCTGA
- the farsb gene encoding phenylalanine--tRNA ligase beta subunit has protein sequence MPTVSVKRDLIFQALGRTYTDEEFDELCFEFGLELDEITSERDIISREQGDGRAEGASDVILYKIDVPANRYDLLCLEGLVRGLQVFKERAEAPRYRRVCPTDGEPQRLVITEETAAVRPHAVAAVLRNISFTPQRYDSFIELQEKLHQNVCRKRTLVAIGTHDLDSISGPFTYTAKPPSDIRFTPLNQAREFSAVELMSLYKSDSHLRHYLHIIEDKPVYPVIYDSNGIVLSMPPIINGDHSKISLNTKNVFIECTATDLTKAQIVLDMMVTMFSEYCEQPFTVEAAEVVYPDGRTCIYPELAYRTETLTGDFINQRVGISESAEDIAKLLTRMCLRSEVAEDGQIRVEIPPTRSDVIHACDIMEDAAIAYGFNNIVRTTPRTYTVANQLPLNKLTELLRQDLAAAGFTEALTFALCSQEDIADKLGRNIAETKAVHIANPKTAEFQVARTSLIPGLLKTAAANRKMPLPLKLFEISDVVLKDDTRDVGARNSRRLCALYYSKSPGFEVIHGLLDRVMQLLEVQPGQTEGYHIQSAQDPTFFPGRCAEVFARGQSIGHLGVLHPDVITRFELTMPCSALDIDMELFL, from the exons ACCTCGGAGAGAGACATCATCAGCCGGGAGCAGGGTGACGGCAGGGCGGAGGGGGCCTCTGATGTGATTCTGTATAAGATTGACGTACCGGCCAATCGCTATGACCTGCTCTGCTTGGAGGGGCTGGTCCGGGGCCTGCAGGTCTTCAAGGAGAG GGCGGAGGCCCCCAGGTACAGGCGAGTGTGTCCAACTGACGGGGAGCCCCAGAGACTGGTCATCACAGAGGAG acgGCTGCAGTGCGCCCTCATGCTGTGGCGGCGGTCCTGCGGAACATCAGCTTCACGCCGCAGCGCTACGACAGCTTCATCGAGCTTCAGGAGAAGCTGCACCAGAACGTCTGCAG GAAAAGGACCCTGGTGGCCATTGGGACTCACGACCTGGACTCCATCTCCGGACCCTTCACTTACACGGCCAAACCCCCGTCAGACATCCGCTTTACACCCCTCAACCAGGCCCGGGAGTTCAGCGCCGTGGAGCTCATGAGCCTGTACAAG AGCGACAGTCATCTGCGGCACTACCTGCACATCATCGAGGACAAGCCTGTGTACCCCGTCATCTACGACAGCAATGGCATCGTCCTGTCCATGCCCCCCATCATTAACG GGGACCACTCGAAAATCTCCCTCAACACCAAAAATGTGTTCATCGAATGCACAGCCACCGACCTCACAAAG GCGCAGATTGTTCTGGACATGATGGTCACAATGTTCAGTGAATACTGTGAACAGCCTTTCAC AGTGGAGGCGGCTGAAGTGGTATACCCTGATGGCAGAACCTGCATTTACCCA gaGCTGGCTTACAGGACGGAGACTCTGACGGGAGATTTCATCAACCAGAGAGTGGGCATCAG TGAGTCGGCGGAGGACATTGcgaagctcctgacccggatGTGCTTGCGCTCGGAGGTCGCGGAGGACGGGCAGATCCGGGTGGAGATCCCACCCACCCGCTCTGATGTCATCCATGCCTGTGACATCATGGAGGATGCCGCCATTGCGTATGGCTTTAACAACATCGTCCGCACAACGCCGCGCACCTACACCGTGGCTAACCAG ctcccTCTGAACAAGCTGACGGAGCTCCTGAGGCAGGATCTCGCTGCAGCTGGATTCACTGAAGCACTGACCTTCGCTCTG TGCTCTCAGGAGGACATTGCTGATAAGCTGGGGAGGAACATCGCAGAGACGAAAGCCGTGCACATCGCCAACCCAAAAACTGCAGAGTTCCAG GTGGCGCGTACCTCCCTGATCCCCGGGCTGTTGAAGACCGCTGCGGCTAACAGGAAGATGCCCCTCCCCCTGAAGCTCTTCGAGATCTCTGATGTAGTGCTGAAGGACGATACGAGAG ACGTGGGCGCGAGGAACAGCCGGCGTCTGTGTGCGCTGTACTACAGTAAGAGTCCTGGGTTCGAGGTGATCCACGGCCTGCTGGACCGGGTCATGCAGCTGCTGGAGGTCCAACCAGGGCAGACAGAGGGCTACCACATCCAATCAGCACAGG ACCCCACCTTCTTCCCAGGACGTTGTGCGGAGGTATTTGCTCGCGGGCAGAGCATCGGCCACCTTGGGGTCCTACATCCTGATGTCATCACCCGCTTCGAGCTGACCATGCCCTGCTCCGCCCTCGACATCGACATGGAGCTGTTCCTGTGA
- the sgpp2 gene encoding sphingosine-1-phosphate phosphatase 2 isoform X2 → MWAVVMYIGQVLKDTLKMPRPLAPPVVRLETRVSAEYGMPSTHAMAATTIFFTFLFSATHRFQIQFESGLLLAVLLSILVCLSRLYTGMHSVLDVIGGVLISAVLMLLTYPAWDAFERVQLTSPLTPVVSVVLPFLLSYCYPKLDHYSTTRGDTTIILGVGAGCSAGYWLNQQLGQTSELKGPFPLPLPPLTPRTLALGCARSTLGVAVLLGTRQLAKSTSLWALCTWHQVSPSDPLTRRRREIEVPYKFSTYTAMGLVHTILLDRAFRQLGLL, encoded by the exons ATGTGGGCT GTCGTGATGTACATCGGGCAGGTGCTGAAGGACACGCTGAAGATGCCACGTCCTCTGGCGCCCCCTGTGGTGAGGCTGGAGACACGCGTGTCAGCGGAATACGGAATGCCCTCCACACATGCCATGGCTGCCACCACCATCTTCTTCACCTTCCTCTTTAGCGCCACCCACAGGTTCCAG attcagTTTGAGTCTGGGCTGCTGTTGGCTGTACTGCTGTCCATCCTGGTGTGTCTCAGCCGACTGTACACAGGCATGCACTCTGTTCTG GACGTTATCGGTGGCGTCCTGATCTCGGCTGTGCTGATGCTCCTGACGTACCCAGCATGGGACGCCTTCGAGCGGGTGCAGCTGACCAGCCCACTCACCCCCGTGGTGTCAGTGGTACTGCCCTTCCTGCTGAGCTACTGCTACCCCAAGCTGGACCACTACAGCACAACGCGGGGGGACACCACCATCATCCTGGGCGTGGGGGCGGGGTGCTCTGCGGGGTACTGGCTGAACCAGCAGCTGGGGCAGACCTCTGAGCTCAAGGGGCCCTTCCCCTTGCccctccccccgctgaccccccgCACGCTGGCTTTGGGCTGCGCACGCTCAACGCTGGgtgtggctgtgctgctggGGACCAGGCAGTTGGCGAAGAGCACCAGCCTCTGGGCGCTGTGCACCTGGCACCAGGTCAGCCCCAGCGACCCCCTGACACGCCGGCGCAGGGAGATCGAGGTGCCCTACAAGTTCAGCACCTACACCGCCATGGGCCTGGTGCACACCATCCTGCTCGACAGGGCCTTCCGCCAGCTCGGCCTGCTCTGA
- the LOC133108079 gene encoding E3 ubiquitin-protein ligase RNF152, whose product MAEAQSAHGGSEAQGAALFPYEEYECKICYNYFDLDRRAPKILECLHTFCEECLHTLHLRDDRPWRISCPVCRHRTPVPDYRIQNLPNNTKVTDAFPLYMDSDPLPQDSLPPYPPPLHPALIALRREEATGATLSQATPSTTVSTATTVSQDSVHYDSCHNCKRVALTTGCVCVIVSFLSMLVLLFMGLVFVQNHSTPPSPAGPVCLSVASILAMFSVVVTWLICWLKYRPEHETGRSSTASSSRRNA is encoded by the coding sequence ATGGCAGAAGCTCAATCAGCACACGGAGGATCCGAGGCGCAGGGCGCAGCGCTTTTCCCTTACGAGGAGTACGAATGCAAGATATGCTACAATTACTTCGACCTTGATCGCCGGGCGCCAAAGATTTTGGAGTGCTTGCACACGTTCTGCGAGGAGtgtctgcacacactgcacctccgCGATGACCGGCCGTGGCGCATCAGCTGCCCGGTCTGTCGCCACAGGACTCCGGTGCCGGACTACCGGATACAGAACCTGCCCAACAACACCAAAGTGACGGATGCTTTCCCTCTCTACATGGACTCGGACCCTCTCCCCCAGGATAGCTTACCACCTTATCCGCCGCCCCTACACCCGGCTCTCATCGCCCTGCGGCGTGAGGAGGCGACGGGGGCGACCCTCAGCCAGgccaccccctccaccaccgTGTCCACCGCCACCACGGTCTCCCAGGACTCCGTACACTACGACAGCTGCCACAACTGCAAACGCGTCGCCCTGACCACGGGCTGCGTCTGCGTCATCGTCTCCTTCCTGTCCATGCTCGTGCTGCTGTTCATGGGCTTGGTCTTCGTGCAGAACCACAGCACCCCGCCGTCCCCGGCGGGGcccgtctgcctgtctgtggcgAGCATCCTCGCCATGTTCTCCGTGGTGGTCACGTGGCTAATTTGCTGGTTGAAATACAGACCCGAGCACGAGACCGGCCGGTCGTCTACCGCGAGCTCGAGTAGACGGAACGCATAA